The following are encoded together in the Glycine max cultivar Williams 82 chromosome 8, Glycine_max_v4.0, whole genome shotgun sequence genome:
- the LOC100798930 gene encoding probable 1-deoxy-D-xylulose-5-phosphate synthase 2, chloroplastic, which translates to MAFCGGTFVKPNYSASPCYKYTALSPYHGCRNKFCVRVSASGSADEERTIIKKEKDGWKINYSGEKPATPLLDTVNHPIHMKNLSTQDLEQLAAELRADIVHSVSETGGHLSSSLGVVELSVALHHVFNTPEDKIIWDVGHQAYPHKILTGRRSRMHTIRKTSGLAGFPKRDESVHDAFGVGHSSTSISAGLGMAVARDLLGKNNSIISVIGDGALTAGQAYEAMNNAGFLDSNMIVVLNDNKQVSLPTATLDGPATPVGALSSALSKIQASSEFRKLREAAKTITKQIGGQTHQVAAKVDEYARGMISASGSTLFEELGLYYIGPVDGHNIEDLVTIFEKVKAMPAPGPVLIHVVTEKGKGYPPAEKAADRMHGVVKFDPKTGHQLKAKSSTLSYTQYFAESLIKEAEIDNKIVAIHAAMGGGTGLNYFQKKFPERCFDVGIAEQHAVTFAAGLAAEGLKPFCAIYSSFLQRGYDQVVHDVDLQKLPVRFALDRAGLVGADGPTHCGAFDITYMSCLPNMVVMAPSDETELMHMVATAAAIDDRPSCFRFPRGNGIGATLPLNNKGTPLEIGKGRILVEGSRVAILGYGSVVQQCRQASEMLKELGIDVTVADARFCKPLDTGLIRLLAKEHEILITVEEGSIGGFGSHVSQFLSLSGILDGPLKWRAMMLPDRYIEHGSPQVQIEEAGLSSKQIAATVLSLMERPKQALLFK; encoded by the exons ATGGCCTTCTGTGGTGGTACTTTCGTTAAGCCAAACTATTCTGCGTCCCCATGTTACAAATATACAGCTCTAAGTCCATACCATGGCTGCAGAAACAAG TTCTGTGTGAGAGTTTCAGCAAGTGGCTCAGCTGATGAGGAAAGGACTAttataaagaaagagaaagatggGTGGAAGATCAATTACTCAGGAGAGAAACCAGCAACACCACTGTTGGACACTGTCAACCACCCAATTCACATGAAGAATCTGTCAACACAG GATCTTGAGCAACTTGCAGCAGAGCTGAGGGCAGATATTGTACACAGTGTGTCAGAAACTGGTGGGCATCTTAGCTCAAGCTTGGGAGTGGTGGAGTTATCAGTGGCTTTGCATCATGTTTTCAACACCCCTGAAGATAAAATTATATGGGATGTTGGTCATCAG GCATACCCTCACAAGATTCTCACAGGTAGAAGGTCTAGGATGCACACCATTAGGAAGACTTCAGGACTAGCAGGCTTTCCTAAAAGGGATGAGAGTGTTCATGATGCTTTTGGGGTAGGACACAGTTCTACTAGCATATCTGCTGGTCTTG GCATGGCTGTTGCACGTGATCTATTGGGAAAGAATAACAGCATTATTTCAGTGATTGGAGATGGGGCATTGACAGCAGGCCAAGCTTATGAGGCAATGAACAATGCAGGGTTCCTTGATTCTAACATGATAGTTGTACTTAATGACAACAAACAAGTCTCTTTACCAACTGCCACACTTGATGGTCCTGCAACTCCGGTTGGAGCCCTCAGTAGTGCTTTAAGCAAAATTCAAGCAAGTTCTGAATTCCGCAAACTCAGAGAAGCTGCAAAA ACCATCACAAAGCAAATTGGAGGACAAACACATCAGGTTGCAGCAAAAGTAGATGAGTATGCAAGAGGCATGATCAGTGCTTCTGGCTCTACTCTTTTTGAAGAGCTTGGCTTATACTACATAGGTCCTGTGGATGGTCATAACATTGAAGATCTGGTCACCATCTTTGAAAAAGTGAAAGCAATGCCTGCCCCAGGTCCAGTTTTGATTCATGTTGTGACAGAAAAAGGGAAGGGATACCCCCCAGCAGAAAAAGCAGCTGATAGAATGCACG GTGTAGTTAAGTTTGATCCAAAAACAGGCCATCAGCTTAAGGCCAAGTCCTCTACACTTTCATACACCCAGTACTTTGCTGAATCTTTGATAAAGGAAGCTGAAATAGACAATAAGATAGTGGCTATTCACGCAGCGATGGGTGGTGGTACCGGCCTaaattatttccaaaaaaaGTTTCCTGAGCGCTGTTTCGATGTGGGAATAGCTGAACAACATGCTGTAACATTTGCAGCTGGTTTGGCTGCTGAAGGCCTCAAGCCATTTTGTGCCATTTATTCATCATTCTTGCAACGTGGATATGATCAG GTAGTCCATGATGTTGATCTTCAAAAGCTGCCTGTCCGATTTGCTTTGGATAGGGCTGGTTTGGTTGGAGCAGATGGACCAACCCATTGTGGAGCATTTGATATCACTTACATGTCATGCCTACCCAACATGGTGGTTATGGCTCCTTCTGATGAAACTGAACTCATGCACATGGTTGCAACCGCAGCAGCTATAGATGATAGACCAAGCTGCTTTAGATTTCCAAGGGGAAATGGAATTGGAGCCACTCTGCCACTCAATAACAAAGGAACCCCACTTGAG ATAGGAAAGGGAAGAATTCTGGTGGAAGGGAGCAGAGTTGCCATTTTGGGATATGGTTCTGTGGTCCAACAATGCAGACAAGCCTCAGAAATGCTTAAGGAACTAGGCATTGATGTGACAGTTGCTGATGCCAGATTTTGCAAACCTTTGGATACTGGTCTCATTAGGCTACTAGCTAAAGAGCATGAAATACTCATCACAGTGGAAGAGGGTTCTATCGGTGGTTTTGGATCACATGTATCACAATTCCTGAGCTTATCTGGTATCCTAGATGGGCCTCTAAAG TGGAGAGCAATGATGCTTCCTGATAGGTACATTGAGCATGGATCACCCCAAGTTCAGATAGAAGAAGCAGGGCTTTCATCAAAGCAGATTGCAGCCACAGTCTTGTCTCTTATGGAAAGGCCAAAACAAGCTCTTCTGTTCAAATAA